The Ochotona princeps isolate mOchPri1 chromosome 1, mOchPri1.hap1, whole genome shotgun sequence genome has a segment encoding these proteins:
- the DSE gene encoding dermatan-sulfate epimerase isoform X3 has translation MYETSYRRGWGFQYLHNHQPTNCMALLTGSLVLMNQGYLQEAYLWTKQVLTIMEKSLVLLREVTDGSLYEGVAYGSYTTRSLFQYMFLVQRHFDINHFGHPWLKQHFAFMYRTILPGFQRTVAIADSNYNWFYGPESQLVFLDKFVMRNGSGNWLADQIRKNRVVEGPGTPSKGQRWCTLHTEFLWYDANLKSVPPSDFGTPTLHYFEDWGVVTYGSALPAEINRSFLSFKSGKLGGRAIYDIVHGNKYKDWIKGWRNFNAGHEHPDQNSFTFAPNGVPFITEALYGPKYTFFNNVLMFSPAVSKSCFSPWEGQVTEDCSSKWSKYKHDLAASCQGRVVAAVEKNGVVFIRGEGVGAYNPQLNLKNIQRNLILLHPQLLLLVDEIHLGEDSTLQTAASFFHNVDVPFEETEVDGVHGAFIRQRDGLYKMYWMDDTGYSEKATFASVTYPRGYPYNGTNYVNVTMHLRSPITRAAYLFIGPSVDVQSFSIHSSSRQLDVFIATSEHAYTTYLWMGEPTGQSAFAQVIADHQKILFDHSSAIKSTSVPEVKDYTAIVEQNLQHFKPVFQLLEKQILSRVRNTASFRKTAERLLRFSDKRQTEEAIDRIFAISQQQQQRQSKSRKNRRAGKRYKFVDAVPDIFAQIEVNEKKIRQKAQILAQKELPIDEDEEMKDLLDFADVTYEKHKNGDLMKGGFAQARMGTTTHSRAPSLSASYTRLFLILNIAIFFVMLAMQLTYFQRAQSLHGQRCLYAVLLLDSCILLWLYSSCSQSQC, from the exons ATGTATGAAACATCctacaggagagggtggggatttCAGTACCTGCATAATCATCAGCCCACCAACTGCATGGCTTTGCTCACAGGAAGCTTAGTTCTCATGAATCAAG GGTATCTTCAAGAAGCCTACTTATGGACCAAACAAGTTCTGACCATCATGGAGAAATCTCTGGTTTTACTGCGAGAGGTGACAGATGGCTCTCTCTATGAAGGAGTTGCATATGGCAGCTACACCACTAGATCACTCTTCCAATATATGTTTCTTGTTCAGAGGCACTTTGATATCAACCACTTTGGCCATCCATGGCTTAAGCAACACTTTGCTTTTATGTATAGAACCATCTTACCAG GGTTTCAAAGGACAGTGGCTATTGCAGACTCAAATTACAATTGGTTTTATGGTCCAGAAAGCCAATTAGTGTTCCTGGATAAATTTGTCATGCGTAATGGCAGTGGTAACTGGCTGGCTGATCAAATCAGAAAAAATCGCGTGGTGGAAGGGCCTGGCACCCCATCCAAAGGCCAGCGCTGGTGTACACTGCACACAGAATTTCTCTG GTATGATGCCAACCTAAAATCAGTTCCTCCTTCCGATTTTGGCACCCCTACCTTGCATTATTTTGAAGACTGGGGCGTTGTAACGTATGGAAGTGCACTACCAGCAGAAATCAATAGgtctttcctttccttcaagTCAGGAAAACTTGGGGGACGTGCAATATATGACATCGTTCACGGAAACAAATACAAAGACTGGATCAAAGGATGGAGAAATTTTAATGCAGGACATGAACATCCTGATCAAAACTCATTTACTTTTGCTCCCAATGGTGTGCCTTTTATTACTGAGGCTCTCTATGGGCCCAAGTACACCTTCTTCAACAACGTCTTGATGTTTTCCCCAGCTGTGTCAAagagctgcttttctccctgggAGGGTCAGGTCACAGAAGATTGCTCGTCAAAGTGGTCTAAATACAAGCATGATTTGGCAGCCAGCTGTCAGGGGAGAGTGGTTGCTGCAGTGGAGAAAAACGGGGTGGTTTTCATCCGAGGAGAAGGCGTGGGAGCCTACAATCCCCAGCTCAATCTGAAGAACATTCAAAGGAACCTCATCCTGCTCCACCCACAGCTTCTCCTCCTGGTGGACGAGATACACCTGGGAGAGGACAGCACCTTGCAGACAGCAGCAAGTTTTTTCCACAATGTGGATGTTCCTTTTGAGGAGACAGAGGTCGATGGGGTCCACGGGGCTTTCATCAGACAGCGAGATGGTCTCTACAAAATGTACTGGATGGATGACACTGGCTACAGTGAGAAAGCCACATTTGCCTCGGTGACATACCCCCGGGGCTATCCCTACAATGGGACAAACTATGTGAATGTCACCATGCACCTCCGAAGTCCTATCACCAGGGCGGCATACCTCTTCATAGGACCCTCTGTCGATGTTCagagcttcagcatccacagcaGCTCCCGGCAGCTGGATGTGTTCATAGCCACCAGCGAACATGCCTACACAACCTACCTGTGGATGGGTGAGCCCACAGGCCAGTCGGCCTTTGCACAAGTCATTGCAGATCACCAGAAAATTCTGTTTGACCACAGTTCAGCCATTAAGAGCACCAGTGTCCCCGAGGTGAAGGACTACACTGCTATTGTGGAACAGAACCTGCAGCATTTTAAGCCAGTGTTCCAGCTGCTGGAGAAGCAGATCCTGTCCCGCGTCCGAAATACAGCCAGCTTTAGAAAGACCGCGGAGCGCCTGCTGAGATTTTCAGACAAGAGACAGACTGAAGAGGCCATTGACAGGATTTTTGCCATatctcagcaacagcagcagaggcaaaGCAAGTCAAGGAAAAACCGAAGGGCAGGCAAACGCTATAAGTTTGTGGATGCTGTCCCTGACATTTTTGCACAGATCGAAGTGAATGAGAAGAAGATACGACAGAAGGCTCAGATTTTGGCACAGAAAGAGCTACCCATagatgaagatgaagaaatgaaagaccTTTTAGATTTTGCAGATGTAACTTACGAGAAACATAAAAATGGGGATTTGATGAAAGGTGGCTTTGCACAGGCGCGGATGGGAACAACCACTCACAGCAGAGCCCCATCGCTTTCCGCTTCCTATACCAGACTCTTCCTGATTCTGAACATTGCTATTTTCTTTGTCATGTTGGCGATGCAACTGACTTATTTCCAGAGGGCTCAGAGCCTGCATGGCCAAAGATGTCTTTATGCAGTCCTTCTACTAGATAGCTGTATTTTATTGTGGTTGTACTCATCCTGTTCCCAGTCACAGTGTTAG